From Plasmodium gaboni strain SY75 chromosome Unknown, whole genome shotgun sequence, a single genomic window includes:
- a CDS encoding exported protein (PHISTb), whose protein sequence is MKIINKLGSIKIITLFHLCFFGFLYVILNFTIDNSNFYKGGDILLNRNLSEGKAEDYKKSSGSSSYLSSRSRSSSRSSSRSSSRSSSRSLRSPSTSTSLRSTSSSSSSSSASSSASSSASSSASSSTSSSWLEDSEEGSNVDSTEEKKEIDSIDHDNNKKGNTSVNIYNMLCGSNLGGYGCELKDVANYILNNMDKYDEHEAKKHAQDRSEKFSKELSTLFRKLKSKDPNMFNKNKIVFNDLSKKYTWDKYELHLPGLAPGKYSNERDVELNYKLMDLEDGFTDTQYIRKLYSLINENEKDKFEDVKKKIFYYCGEENKSLHRTRKESDQAWKYCEKLIKLYYNNFDKHFEKVFLIWLALSEGFNVFEYKMLITANRLLWRKLSDKIQDECKVMIQD, encoded by the exons atgaagataataaacAAGCTAGGAAGtatcaaaataattacTCTCTTTCACTTATGTTTCTTTGGATTTCTTTATgtaattttaaattttacTATAGAT AATTCCAATTTTTATAAGGGAGGAGATATTTTGTTGAATAGAAATTTGTCAGAAGGAAAAGCAGaagattataaaaaatcTTCTGGTTCCTCATCCTACTTATCATCACGATCAAGATCATCATCAAGATCATCATCAAGATCATCATCAAGATCATCATCAAGATCATTAAGATCGCCATCCACATCAACATCATTACGATCAACATCTTCCTCATCATCTTCCTCGTCTGCTTCCTCGTCTGCTTCCTCATCTGCTTCCTCATCTGCTTCCTCATCAACTTCCTCATCATGGTTGGAAGATTCTGAGGAAGGTAGTAATGTGGATAGTACTgaggaaaaaaaagaaatagaTTCAATTGAtcatgataataataaaaaaggaaacacaagtgttaatatatataatatgcTTTGTGGTAGTAATCTTGGAGGATATGGTTGTGAACTTAAGGATGTTGctaattatatattgaataatatggataAGTATGATGAACACGAAGCTAAAAAACATGCACAAGATAGATCAGAAAAGTTTTCTAAAGAATTGTCAACATTATTTAGAAAACTAAAATCTAAAGATCCtaatatgtttaataaGAATAAGATCGTTTTTAATGatttatcaaaaaaatatacatgggataaatatgaattaCATCTACCTGGTTTAGCACCTGGAAAATATAGTAACGAAAGAGATGTTgaattaaattataaattaatgGATTTAGAAGATGGATTCACAGATACTCAATATATACGtaaattatattctttgattaatgaaaatgaaaaagataaatttgaagatgtaaaaaaaaagatattttattattgtggagaagaaaataaatcaCTTCATCGTACACGTAAAGAATCAGATCAAGCATGGAAATATTgtgaaaaattaattaaattatattataataattttgataaACACTTTGAAAAAGTATTTCTAATATGGTTAGCATTAAGTGAAGGATTTAATGTATTCGAATATAAAATGCTTATTACAGCTAATAGATTATTGTGGAGAAAATTATCAGATAAAATTCAAGACGAATGTAAAGTTATGATTCAAGATTAA